From Companilactobacillus heilongjiangensis, one genomic window encodes:
- a CDS encoding YibE/F family protein yields MLYLFLTFVVLLLLVTGTRGFTLLFGLGINVFSIIALLILIADGFNALITTCIISIIILVVAIYMNVDNPNTASTAFKTSLMIMVVILLIMIPLEYWASAQGMAAENQDELEGFSLAAGISYPQLAISIIVINSLGVISETSVAITSGLNEIVENKPTLTPSEIFDDGFSVGNKILNTQTNTLLFNFFASTFPLFFVIHSLGYKFTEVLNDKLVVAEILTTLICTIGVIWTVPITSYLVYIKANNKVKKN; encoded by the coding sequence ATGCTGTATTTATTTTTGACCTTCGTTGTCTTACTACTGTTGGTCACAGGTACACGTGGATTCACATTATTGTTTGGTTTAGGAATAAATGTTTTCTCAATCATTGCGCTATTGATACTGATTGCGGACGGCTTCAATGCGTTGATTACAACATGTATCATTTCAATAATTATTTTGGTAGTGGCAATTTATATGAACGTTGATAATCCCAACACTGCCAGTACAGCGTTTAAAACTTCCTTGATGATCATGGTCGTGATTTTGTTGATCATGATTCCTTTGGAATATTGGGCCAGTGCTCAAGGGATGGCAGCGGAAAATCAAGATGAGCTCGAAGGATTCTCTTTGGCAGCCGGAATATCATATCCACAATTAGCAATCTCAATTATTGTCATCAATAGTTTGGGAGTGATTTCGGAAACAAGTGTCGCAATTACCAGCGGTTTGAATGAAATCGTCGAGAACAAACCAACATTGACACCGTCTGAAATTTTCGATGATGGCTTCTCAGTTGGAAATAAAATTTTGAATACACAGACAAATACGTTGCTGTTTAATTTCTTTGCTTCAACATTCCCATTATTTTTCGTTATTCATTCATTAGGATATAAATTTACTGAAGTGTTGAACGATAAGTTAGTCGTTGCGGAAATATTAACGACGTTGATTTGTACGATAGGAGTTATTTGGACAGTGCCGATAACGTCGTATTTGGTCTATATAAAGGCAAATAATAAAGTGAAAAAGAACTAA